From the Pectobacterium carotovorum genome, one window contains:
- the menC gene encoding o-succinylbenzoate synthase — protein MRRVTLYRYSVPMEAGVVLRNQRLKTRDGLIVRLQDGERLGWGEIAPLPEFSVETLAEAESVALEQLQSWVTEAAFSDDLPPSVAFGLSCAQAELDQHLPQAADYRKAPLCSGDPDELFDMLQTMPGEKVAKIKVGLYEAVRDGMIVNVLLEALPDLKLRLDANRSWTRAKADGFARYVAPSLRSRIAFLEEPCKTREESREFARETGISIAWDESVRDADFRVEAEPGVSAIVIKPTLVGSLARCQQLVQETHQAGLTAVISSSIESSLGLTQLARLAHWLTPDAIPGLDTLDLMQAQVIQRWPESTLPLLTAEQLDVVWQS, from the coding sequence ATGCGTCGGGTCACTCTCTATCGTTACAGCGTGCCGATGGAAGCGGGCGTGGTGCTGCGTAATCAGCGCCTGAAAACTCGCGATGGGCTTATCGTTCGCCTGCAAGACGGCGAGCGGTTAGGCTGGGGTGAGATCGCGCCGCTGCCAGAATTCAGCGTGGAAACGCTGGCTGAAGCGGAATCCGTTGCGCTTGAACAGCTGCAATCGTGGGTGACAGAGGCAGCATTTTCTGACGATCTTCCGCCGTCTGTTGCCTTTGGCTTAAGCTGTGCGCAGGCGGAGCTGGATCAGCATCTGCCTCAGGCGGCGGACTATCGCAAAGCGCCATTGTGCAGCGGCGATCCCGATGAGCTGTTTGACATGCTACAGACGATGCCGGGCGAGAAAGTGGCCAAGATCAAAGTCGGCCTGTACGAAGCAGTGCGTGACGGCATGATCGTGAATGTGCTGCTGGAAGCCTTACCGGATCTGAAACTCCGTCTGGATGCTAACCGTAGCTGGACGCGCGCCAAAGCGGACGGCTTCGCTCGTTATGTCGCGCCGTCATTACGTTCGCGTATTGCCTTTCTCGAAGAGCCTTGCAAAACCCGTGAAGAATCTCGCGAATTTGCGCGGGAAACGGGCATCAGCATTGCCTGGGATGAAAGTGTGCGCGATGCGGATTTTCGGGTGGAAGCCGAGCCGGGCGTGAGCGCGATTGTCATTAAGCCTACGCTGGTCGGCAGCCTTGCACGTTGCCAGCAACTGGTGCAGGAAACGCATCAGGCTGGATTAACGGCGGTGATCAGCTCCAGTATCGAATCCAGTCTGGGCTTAACGCAGCTGGCGCGTCTGGCGCACTGGCTGACGCCGGATGCGATCCCTGGGCTGGACACGCTGGATCTGATGCAGGCGCAGGTGATTCAACGTTGGCCGGAGAGCACGTTACCGCTGCTGACTGCTGAGCAACTGGACGTGGTATGGCAATCCTGA
- the menE gene encoding o-succinylbenzoate--CoA ligase → MAILTDWPWRHWANQTPQPVSLNEPASLHEPVALIEDETRWSWQALAQRVDHLTHHFTQQGVTADSTVALRGKNSVQMLFSYLALLQCGARVLPLNPQLPDALTEALLPTLNVAYGLCLNDKPWPNAVRTLSLPSDDTEERHCTDRLRWQADRLATLTLTSGSSGMPKAVAHTFAAHLSSAEGVVQMMAFSSSDSWLLSLPLFHVSGQGIVWRWLATGATIVVRAHQPLDSALRDCTHASLVPTQLWRLLSEESFPTALKAVLLGGAMIPQTLTQQAEARGVSCWCGYGLTELASTACAKRADGGAGVGLPLHGREIRLVEDEILLRGSTLAAGYWRDGKLIPLVDEDGWFHTRDRGRFAEGEWHILGRLDNQFFSGGEGIQPENIEAVLLTHPDVQQACVVPVEDAEFGHRPVAVLEVAQTTTLDAVRDWLQPQLAGFQRPVAYYALPVELKNGGIKLSRQQVKSWVNATHHEPNR, encoded by the coding sequence ATGGCAATCCTGACTGACTGGCCGTGGCGACACTGGGCTAACCAGACGCCCCAGCCTGTTTCGTTGAATGAGCCTGCCTCGTTGCATGAGCCTGTCGCATTGATTGAAGATGAAACCCGCTGGAGCTGGCAGGCGCTTGCCCAGCGGGTGGATCATCTGACGCACCATTTCACACAGCAGGGCGTGACGGCTGACAGTACGGTCGCGCTGCGCGGTAAGAATAGCGTCCAGATGTTGTTCAGCTATCTGGCGCTATTGCAGTGTGGTGCACGTGTGCTGCCGCTGAATCCACAGTTGCCCGATGCGTTAACCGAGGCGCTGTTGCCCACGCTAAATGTCGCGTATGGCCTGTGCCTGAATGATAAGCCCTGGCCGAATGCCGTGCGCACGCTTTCTTTGCCATCGGACGATACTGAAGAACGTCACTGTACCGATCGATTGCGCTGGCAGGCCGATCGGCTGGCGACGCTGACGCTGACGTCCGGCTCCAGCGGGATGCCGAAAGCGGTGGCGCACACGTTCGCGGCTCATCTTTCCAGCGCGGAAGGTGTGGTGCAGATGATGGCGTTCTCCTCCAGCGACAGCTGGCTGCTGTCACTTCCGCTCTTTCACGTTTCCGGGCAGGGTATTGTTTGGCGCTGGCTTGCGACTGGAGCCACAATAGTGGTTCGTGCGCATCAGCCTCTGGATAGTGCGCTGCGCGATTGTACCCACGCTTCTTTAGTGCCGACGCAACTGTGGCGACTGCTGTCGGAGGAGAGTTTCCCTACGGCGCTGAAAGCCGTATTGCTCGGCGGTGCGATGATTCCGCAGACGCTGACGCAACAGGCGGAAGCCCGAGGCGTGAGCTGCTGGTGCGGCTATGGCCTGACGGAACTGGCTTCGACAGCCTGCGCGAAACGCGCCGATGGGGGGGCGGGGGTTGGTCTGCCGTTACACGGGCGGGAGATCCGGCTGGTCGAGGATGAAATTCTGCTGCGCGGCAGCACGCTGGCTGCTGGCTATTGGCGCGACGGGAAACTGATTCCACTGGTCGATGAGGATGGCTGGTTCCACACGCGGGATCGCGGGCGCTTTGCCGAGGGCGAGTGGCACATTCTGGGGCGTCTGGATAATCAATTTTTCAGCGGCGGAGAAGGGATCCAACCGGAGAATATCGAAGCCGTGCTGTTGACGCATCCCGATGTTCAACAGGCCTGTGTTGTGCCCGTTGAAGACGCAGAGTTCGGTCACCGTCCTGTTGCGGTGCTGGAAGTGGCGCAAACTACGACGCTTGATGCGGTACGCGATTGGCTACAGCCACAGCTTGCCGGATTTCAGCGTCCTGTCGCGTATTATGCGCTGCCTGTTGAACTGAAAAATGGTGGGATTAAGCTTTCTCGCCAGCAGGTGAAAAGCTGGGTTAATGCAACGCACCACGAGCCCAACAGGTAG
- a CDS encoding catalase, producing the protein MMREGKLATGKHATVMDTPHTVHSDRNTPMRFQDMWFLEKLALFDRETSANHQATHKKPAAKPSTNAPDS; encoded by the coding sequence ATGATGAGAGAAGGAAAATTAGCCACAGGAAAGCATGCTACGGTGATGGATACCCCTCATACAGTGCATTCCGACAGGAACACCCCGATGCGGTTTCAGGACATGTGGTTTCTGGAAAAGCTGGCGCTGTTTGATCGTGAAACCAGCGCCAATCATCAAGCAACGCATAAAAAACCGGCGGCGAAACCCAGCACCAACGCACCGGACAGCTAG
- a CDS encoding YfaZ family outer membrane protein — MKKFVIACAGSLLLATASVHAISLSGEAGRDYAGANAGFGLGIPGLAGNVSYAHGDNNNDVYGFGLGYTIPVGPLKLTLGGKALYLNQDHGNDGYGVALGGGVQWPLSRQFSLYGEGYYSPDAFSSHVDHYVEGKAGVRWQVFAPLSVDVGYRYINMARESGPDNRLADSAYVGVGLNF, encoded by the coding sequence ATGAAAAAGTTTGTGATTGCCTGCGCGGGAAGCCTGTTGCTTGCAACGGCTTCTGTACATGCCATTAGCCTTTCCGGGGAAGCAGGTCGCGATTATGCCGGTGCCAATGCGGGCTTCGGTCTGGGCATTCCTGGGCTTGCGGGTAATGTGAGCTATGCCCACGGCGACAACAACAATGACGTATATGGCTTTGGCCTGGGATACACCATCCCTGTTGGCCCACTCAAGCTGACTCTGGGCGGTAAAGCGCTGTACCTGAATCAGGATCACGGCAATGATGGCTATGGTGTTGCTCTGGGCGGTGGCGTGCAGTGGCCGCTGAGCCGTCAGTTCTCGCTGTATGGCGAAGGTTACTATTCACCGGATGCCTTCTCCAGCCATGTCGATCACTATGTTGAAGGGAAAGCAGGCGTACGCTGGCAGGTATTTGCACCGCTGAGCGTTGATGTCGGCTACCGCTACATCAATATGGCGCGTGAAAGCGGGCCGGATAACAGACTGGCTGATTCTGCCTATGTCGGTGTTGGTCTGAACTTCTGA